In one window of Microbacterium profundi DNA:
- a CDS encoding TniB family NTP-binding protein translates to MSVFKNRVAAPLTSREGLEHFYREQFELRQPEPLSPTQFKRMSTKHRAEENERRIRFIHHGLTVGTPVVTEAAKRLSALNVHNRETLLDKLGLGLSGSPYLGKTHILFELARYTANRLYRDVPDFIELEMVPCVIITVPSPTTSKGVLQEMMNFFGFDFNQGYTESKLRSVLIPAMNEHGTRIVAFDEAHNMARGGPTQRESTKNMVRKVVQDVIATPLFAGIQLQQNGLFTGISGSQLSTRTQMLNLVPFSAATENDRNLFLSTLDLFEGGIPLSGNEPGTLRSLAPYLYNRSGGIMGELSNTLRTAAVMLINRGDVVRFGGEQFTEELFEQIPLGAAAQARKDFIDEEDELDWPLWPSE, encoded by the coding sequence GTGAGCGTGTTCAAGAACCGGGTCGCGGCTCCGCTCACGAGCCGCGAGGGACTCGAGCACTTCTATCGAGAGCAATTCGAGCTTCGCCAGCCGGAACCACTATCACCGACCCAGTTCAAGAGGATGAGCACGAAGCACCGAGCTGAAGAGAACGAGCGTCGCATCCGTTTCATCCATCACGGTCTGACTGTAGGGACCCCGGTCGTCACCGAAGCCGCAAAGCGTCTGAGCGCGCTGAACGTTCACAACCGCGAAACACTCCTGGACAAGCTCGGCCTTGGGCTCAGCGGATCCCCTTACCTCGGAAAGACCCACATTCTCTTCGAGCTCGCCCGCTATACAGCGAACCGTCTCTATAGAGATGTGCCGGATTTTATCGAGTTAGAAATGGTCCCGTGCGTCATTATCACGGTGCCATCACCGACCACCTCAAAAGGGGTCCTGCAGGAAATGATGAACTTCTTCGGCTTCGACTTCAATCAGGGGTACACCGAAAGCAAGTTGCGCTCTGTTCTCATACCCGCGATGAACGAGCACGGAACGAGGATCGTCGCGTTCGACGAAGCGCACAACATGGCGCGAGGCGGACCCACGCAGCGTGAGTCGACGAAGAACATGGTGAGAAAGGTCGTTCAGGACGTCATCGCGACACCTCTGTTCGCGGGTATTCAACTGCAGCAGAACGGGCTGTTCACTGGGATCTCGGGTAGCCAACTCAGCACTCGTACACAGATGCTCAACCTTGTTCCGTTCTCTGCTGCGACGGAGAACGACCGGAACCTGTTCCTGAGTACTCTGGATCTTTTCGAGGGCGGGATCCCGCTATCGGGGAATGAACCCGGAACGCTCCGCAGCCTCGCTCCCTACCTGTACAACCGCTCGGGAGGGATCATGGGCGAGCTCTCGAATACCTTGAGGACCGCGGCTGTGATGCTCATCAACAGAGGGGACGTTGTCCGCTTCGGCGGCGAACAGTTCACAGAAGAGCTCTTCGAGCAGATCCCGCTGGGCGCCGCTGCGCAGGCGAGAAAAGATTTCATCGACGAGGAAGACGAACTGG